In a single window of the Streptacidiphilus sp. P02-A3a genome:
- a CDS encoding nicotinate phosphoribosyltransferase, translating to MDAAALHASATASTVSTALLTDRYELTMLQAALRSGAAQRHSVFEVFTRRLPEGRRYGVTAGTGRVLDAVEAFRFTTPQLDWLANERVVDDSTLAWLADYRFRGDIRGYGEGECYFPGSPVLVVEGSFAEAVLLETTILSILNYDSAIAAAASRMSAAAGARPLIEMGARRAHELAAVSAARAAHVAGFAATSDLQAGFQYGIPTRGTSAHAFTLVHDSERDAFTAQIESMGRGTTLLIDTYDLGEAVRTAIDVAGPELGAVRIDSGDLLMLAHRVRRQLDELGAKKTRITVTSDLDEYAIAALGTAPVDGYGVGTSLVTGSGQPTCAMVYKLVARAASAEPDAPLVPVAKRSAGAKASRGGRKWGARRLDPEGVAEAEVVGVGPVPHDLTDRLLHRTLVSGGEIVGREPLAEARDRHLRSREQLPMSATQLSKGEPVIPTEYVTRSGHAG from the coding sequence ATGGACGCCGCAGCCCTCCACGCGAGTGCCACCGCCAGCACCGTTTCCACCGCCCTGCTCACCGACCGCTACGAGTTGACCATGCTCCAGGCGGCCCTGCGCAGCGGCGCCGCCCAGCGGCACTCGGTCTTCGAGGTCTTCACCCGCCGCCTGCCCGAGGGCCGCCGCTACGGCGTGACCGCCGGTACCGGCCGGGTCCTGGACGCCGTCGAGGCCTTCCGCTTCACCACGCCCCAGCTGGACTGGCTCGCCAACGAGCGGGTGGTGGACGACAGCACCCTGGCCTGGCTGGCCGACTACCGGTTCCGGGGCGACATCCGGGGCTACGGCGAGGGCGAGTGCTACTTCCCCGGTTCGCCGGTGCTGGTGGTCGAGGGCAGCTTCGCCGAAGCGGTGCTGCTGGAGACCACCATCCTGTCGATCCTCAACTACGACTCGGCGATCGCCGCCGCCGCCTCGCGGATGTCGGCGGCGGCCGGGGCCCGGCCGCTGATCGAGATGGGCGCCCGGCGGGCGCACGAGCTGGCCGCGGTCTCGGCCGCCCGGGCCGCCCACGTCGCCGGGTTCGCGGCCACCTCCGACCTCCAGGCCGGGTTCCAGTACGGGATCCCGACCAGGGGCACCAGCGCCCACGCGTTCACCCTTGTGCACGACAGCGAGCGGGACGCGTTCACCGCCCAGATCGAGTCGATGGGCCGCGGCACCACGCTGCTGATCGACACCTACGACCTGGGCGAGGCGGTCCGCACCGCGATCGACGTCGCCGGACCGGAGCTGGGGGCGGTCCGGATCGACTCCGGCGACCTGCTGATGCTGGCGCACCGGGTGCGCCGGCAGCTGGACGAGCTGGGCGCGAAGAAGACCCGGATCACGGTCACCAGCGACCTCGACGAGTACGCCATCGCCGCGCTGGGCACGGCCCCGGTCGACGGCTACGGCGTGGGCACCTCGCTGGTCACCGGCAGCGGCCAGCCGACCTGCGCCATGGTCTACAAACTGGTGGCCCGGGCCGCCTCGGCGGAGCCGGACGCCCCGCTGGTCCCGGTGGCGAAGCGCTCCGCGGGGGCCAAGGCCAGCCGCGGCGGACGCAAGTGGGGCGCCCGGCGGCTGGACCCGGAGGGCGTGGCCGAGGCGGAGGTGGTGGGCGTCGGACCGGTCCCGCACGACCTGACCGACCGGCTGCTGCACCGTACCCTGGTAAGCGGCGGTGAGATCGTCGGCCGGGAGCCGCTGGCGGAGGCCCGCGACCGGCATCTGCGCTCGCGCGAGCAGCTGCCGATGTCGGCGACCCAGCTGTCCAAGGGCGAGCCGGTGATCCCGACCGAGTACGTCACCCGCTCCGGGCACGCGGGCTGA
- the clpS gene encoding ATP-dependent Clp protease adapter ClpS produces MSVAPVEIERTESESAPEAVQEPDLPWVTIVHNDPVNQMNYVVYVFQSYFGYPKDKARKLMLDVHHKGRATVSIGTREEMERDVQAMHGYGLWATLQHDK; encoded by the coding sequence GTGAGTGTCGCGCCGGTCGAGATCGAGCGCACGGAGTCGGAGTCGGCACCGGAAGCGGTGCAGGAGCCCGACCTTCCCTGGGTGACGATCGTCCACAACGATCCGGTGAACCAGATGAACTACGTGGTCTACGTCTTCCAGTCGTACTTCGGCTATCCCAAGGACAAGGCCCGCAAGCTGATGCTGGACGTCCACCACAAGGGGCGGGCCACGGTCTCCATCGGCACCCGCGAGGAGATGGAGCGCGACGTGCAGGCCATGCACGGCTACGGGCTCTGGGCGACGCTCCAGCACGACAAGTGA
- a CDS encoding DUF2017 domain-containing protein yields MSGPFKPAPHGGAALTLDSVEASILRSLTVQLLELIGPGDEPAADADPLAALFAEGPSKAPQDPALARLFPDAYREGPDAADYSAEFRRFTENDLRARKRENCLALVRSLDRAPVGSQGDVELELDADGCRGWLGALNDLRLTLGTRLEVTDDDGEALYQLPDDDPRKPQTMAYLWLGWLEESLLEVLMD; encoded by the coding sequence ATGTCCGGACCCTTCAAGCCCGCCCCCCACGGCGGAGCCGCCCTCACCCTGGACTCCGTCGAGGCATCCATCCTGCGCAGTCTGACCGTCCAGCTGCTGGAACTCATCGGCCCCGGCGACGAACCGGCGGCCGACGCGGACCCGTTGGCCGCCCTGTTCGCCGAGGGCCCCAGCAAGGCCCCGCAGGACCCGGCGCTCGCCCGGCTCTTCCCCGACGCCTACCGCGAGGGCCCCGACGCCGCCGACTACTCGGCCGAGTTCCGCCGCTTCACCGAGAACGACCTGCGCGCCCGCAAGCGCGAGAACTGCCTGGCCCTGGTCCGCAGCCTCGACCGGGCCCCGGTCGGCAGCCAGGGCGACGTCGAGCTGGAGCTGGACGCCGACGGCTGCCGCGGCTGGCTGGGCGCCCTGAACGACCTGCGGCTGACCCTCGGCACCCGGCTGGAGGTCACCGACGACGACGGCGAGGCGCTGTACCAGCTGCCGGACGACGACCCGCGCAAGCCGCAGACCATGGCCTACCTGTGGCTCGGCTGGCTGGAGGAGAGCCTGCTGGAAGTCCTGATGGACTGA
- a CDS encoding Mov34/MPN/PAD-1 family protein, with product MLTIIRSLHDQIVAHARADHPDEACGVVAGPVGTGRPERFIPMLNAARSPTFYEFDSGDLLKLYRELDDRDEDPVVVYHSHTATEAYPSRTDVSYASEPEAHYVLVSTADCGNDEGPFQFRSFRIVDGEITEEDVEIVDAYA from the coding sequence ATGCTGACCATCATCCGTTCGCTGCACGACCAGATCGTCGCCCACGCCCGGGCCGACCACCCCGACGAGGCCTGCGGCGTCGTCGCGGGCCCGGTCGGCACCGGTCGCCCCGAGCGGTTCATCCCGATGCTGAACGCGGCCCGCTCGCCCACCTTCTACGAGTTCGACTCCGGGGACCTGCTCAAGCTCTACCGGGAGCTGGACGACCGGGACGAGGACCCGGTGGTGGTCTACCACTCGCACACCGCGACCGAGGCGTACCCGTCCCGGACCGACGTCTCCTACGCCTCCGAGCCGGAGGCCCACTACGTCCTGGTGTCCACCGCCGACTGCGGCAACGACGAGGGGCCGTTCCAGTTCCGCTCGTTCCGGATCGTGGACGGGGAGATCACCGAGGAGGACGTCGAGATCGTCGACGCGTACGCCTGA
- a CDS encoding putative leader peptide: MRYLDVSTPATGTRLVARLHVDLCRLASAICPAC; the protein is encoded by the coding sequence ATGCGTTACCTCGATGTGAGCACTCCGGCCACAGGCACCCGCCTCGTGGCGCGGCTGCACGTCGACCTGTGCCGCCTCGCCAGCGCGATCTGTCCCGCCTGCTGA
- a CDS encoding MoaD/ThiS family protein — protein MAIEVRIPTILRTYTDGAKAVEGSGTTLGDLFADLDVRHPGIRERLVDAGQLRRFVNVYLNDEDVRFLDGIDTAVAAGDSVTILPAVAGGSV, from the coding sequence ATGGCCATCGAGGTCCGCATCCCCACCATCCTCCGCACCTACACCGACGGCGCCAAGGCCGTCGAAGGCAGCGGTACCACCCTGGGTGACCTCTTCGCCGACCTCGACGTGCGCCACCCCGGCATCCGCGAGCGCCTGGTCGACGCCGGTCAGCTCCGCCGCTTCGTCAACGTCTACCTCAACGACGAGGACGTCCGCTTCCTGGACGGCATCGACACCGCCGTCGCCGCCGGTGACAGCGTCACCATCCTCCCCGCCGTGGCCGGCGGGTCCGTCTGA
- a CDS encoding PLP-dependent cysteine synthase family protein, with product MRYDAPLDAVGNTPLVGLPRISAGIPGNESGVVRLWAKLEDRNPTGSIKDRPALHMIERAEADGRLTPGCTVLEPTSGNTGISLAMAAKLKGYRMVCVMPENTSEERRELLRMWGAEVISSPAAGGSNTAVRVAKELAAEHPDWVMLYQYGNPDNAGAHYAGTGPEILTDLPTVTHFVAGLGTTGTLMGVGRYLREKVPGIRVVAAEPRYDDVVYGLRNLDEGFVPELYDGSVLTTRFSVGSADAVRGTRQLLQEEGIFAGVSTGAILHAAIGVGRKAAQAGERADIVFVVADGGWKYLSTGIYTAETNEQAVEALQGQLWA from the coding sequence ATGCGTTACGACGCCCCACTCGATGCCGTCGGCAACACCCCACTGGTCGGCCTGCCCCGGATCTCCGCCGGTATCCCCGGCAACGAGTCGGGCGTCGTACGCCTCTGGGCCAAGCTGGAGGACCGCAACCCGACCGGATCGATCAAGGACCGCCCGGCGCTCCACATGATCGAGCGGGCCGAGGCCGACGGACGGCTCACCCCCGGCTGCACCGTCCTCGAACCCACCAGCGGCAACACCGGCATCTCGCTGGCCATGGCGGCCAAGCTCAAGGGCTACCGCATGGTCTGCGTGATGCCCGAGAACACCAGCGAGGAGCGCCGCGAGCTGCTCCGGATGTGGGGCGCGGAGGTCATCTCCTCCCCGGCGGCGGGCGGCTCCAACACCGCCGTCCGGGTCGCCAAGGAACTCGCCGCCGAGCACCCCGACTGGGTGATGCTCTACCAGTACGGCAACCCCGACAACGCGGGTGCGCACTACGCCGGCACCGGCCCGGAGATCCTCACCGACCTGCCCACGGTCACCCACTTCGTGGCCGGACTCGGCACCACCGGCACGCTCATGGGCGTCGGCCGGTACCTGCGCGAGAAGGTCCCCGGCATCCGCGTCGTCGCCGCCGAACCGCGCTACGACGACGTGGTCTACGGGCTCCGCAACCTGGACGAGGGCTTCGTCCCCGAGCTGTACGACGGCTCGGTGCTGACCACCCGCTTCTCCGTCGGCTCGGCGGACGCGGTGCGGGGCACCCGCCAGCTGCTCCAGGAGGAGGGCATCTTCGCGGGCGTGTCGACCGGCGCCATCCTGCACGCCGCGATCGGCGTCGGGCGCAAGGCCGCGCAGGCGGGCGAGCGTGCCGACATCGTCTTCGTGGTCGCCGACGGCGGCTGGAAGTACCTCTCCACCGGCATCTACACCGCCGAGACCAACGAGCAGGCAGTCGAGGCCCTGCAGGGCCAGCTCTGGGCCTGA
- a CDS encoding MarR family transcriptional regulator — translation MSPRSGELWSYAQIAAHIGVQPDTVKSYRRQGVLPEPDVVTVLGQPRWYEETIRAWSARRPRNRDR, via the coding sequence ATGAGTCCTCGCAGTGGTGAGCTCTGGTCCTATGCGCAGATCGCGGCCCACATCGGTGTCCAGCCGGACACCGTGAAGTCGTACCGGAGGCAGGGCGTGCTGCCGGAGCCCGACGTGGTCACCGTCCTCGGCCAGCCGCGCTGGTACGAGGAGACCATCCGGGCCTGGAGCGCCCGCCGCCCGCGCAACCGCGACCGCTGA
- a CDS encoding MBL fold metallo-hydrolase, with translation MDLTVVGSSGSFPSADSPCSCYLVQADGFRLVIDLGNGALGALQRYCGLYDVDAVLLSHLHADHCVDMCAYYVARNYRVEGCPDPLPVYGPHGTAERLARAYGMDEHPGMKQVFDFNTLEDGVFQVGPFRITAARVAHPVEAFAFRLEHGGRTLVYSGDTGPCQELVDLAQGADLLLSEAAFTHGKEEIPDLHLNGRQAGEHAALAGVGRLVLTHIPPWTDPERNRADAAAVYPGPVELARPGAVYPV, from the coding sequence ATGGACCTGACCGTGGTGGGAAGCTCGGGGAGCTTTCCGTCGGCCGACTCGCCCTGTTCCTGCTACCTCGTCCAGGCCGACGGCTTCCGGCTGGTGATAGACCTCGGCAACGGCGCGCTCGGCGCCCTCCAGCGCTACTGCGGCCTCTACGACGTGGACGCGGTGCTGCTCAGCCACCTGCACGCGGACCACTGCGTCGACATGTGCGCCTACTACGTGGCCCGCAACTACCGGGTCGAGGGCTGCCCCGATCCGCTGCCGGTCTACGGACCGCACGGGACGGCGGAGCGGCTGGCCCGCGCCTACGGCATGGACGAGCATCCGGGCATGAAGCAGGTGTTCGACTTCAACACCCTGGAGGACGGCGTCTTCCAGGTGGGGCCGTTCCGGATCACCGCCGCCCGGGTCGCCCACCCGGTCGAGGCCTTCGCCTTCCGGCTCGAACACGGCGGCCGGACCCTCGTCTACAGCGGCGACACCGGCCCCTGCCAGGAACTTGTGGACCTCGCCCAGGGGGCCGACCTGCTGCTCAGTGAGGCGGCCTTCACCCACGGCAAGGAGGAGATCCCGGACCTCCACCTGAACGGCCGTCAGGCCGGGGAGCACGCCGCCCTGGCCGGGGTCGGGCGGCTGGTGCTGACGCACATCCCGCCGTGGACCGACCCCGAGCGCAACCGCGCCGACGCGGCCGCGGTCTACCCGGGGCCGGTGGAACTGGCCAGGCCGGGCGCCGTCTACCCGGTCTGA
- a CDS encoding PTS transporter subunit EIIC: MSSANAVAPQAPWWQGLVSGLQKMGRSLQLPIAVLPAAGILNRLGQPDIHTSWGFPSNLVKVFGGAGGALLDGSLGLPLLFAVGVAIGMAKKADGSTALAAVAGFLVYFNVLKTFAKCTAPAVLNQGVCATGPTAGPFSAIAAPTVQNPGVFGGIIIGLLSAYFWQRFHRVKLVDWLGFFNGRRLVPIIMAGVALLFAVLCLWIWPPIGRGLDHFANGLTGLGGTGSGIFGIANRTLLVFGLHQFLNVFFWFQFGNYTEPDGTVVHGDINRFLAGDPTAGQFTSGFFPIMMFALPAAALAIAHCAKPSRRKEVTGMMISVGLTSFVTGVTEPIEYSFLYIAPVLYAIHAVLTGVSMAVTWWLGVHDGFSFSAGLIDYVINWSLATKPWLIIPIGLVFAVVYYTIFRVVITKFDLKTPGREDDAEELEQANVK; encoded by the coding sequence ATGAGTTCGGCGAACGCCGTCGCTCCGCAAGCGCCTTGGTGGCAGGGCCTGGTCAGCGGTCTGCAGAAGATGGGCCGCAGCCTGCAGCTGCCGATCGCGGTGCTGCCTGCCGCCGGGATCCTCAACCGGCTGGGCCAGCCGGACATCCACACCAGCTGGGGCTTCCCGTCGAACCTGGTGAAGGTCTTCGGCGGCGCCGGCGGCGCGCTGCTCGACGGGTCGCTGGGCCTGCCGCTGCTGTTCGCGGTCGGCGTGGCCATCGGCATGGCGAAGAAGGCGGACGGTTCCACGGCCCTGGCGGCGGTGGCCGGGTTCCTCGTCTACTTCAACGTGCTGAAGACCTTCGCCAAGTGCACCGCGCCGGCGGTGCTGAACCAGGGCGTGTGCGCGACCGGGCCGACCGCGGGACCGTTCTCGGCCATCGCCGCGCCGACGGTGCAGAACCCCGGGGTGTTCGGCGGCATCATCATCGGGCTGCTGTCCGCGTACTTCTGGCAGCGCTTCCACCGGGTGAAGCTGGTCGACTGGCTGGGCTTCTTCAACGGGCGGCGGCTGGTGCCGATCATCATGGCCGGGGTGGCGCTGCTGTTCGCGGTGCTCTGCCTGTGGATCTGGCCGCCGATCGGGCGCGGCCTGGACCACTTCGCCAACGGCCTGACCGGCCTGGGCGGAACCGGTTCCGGCATCTTCGGCATCGCCAACCGGACGCTGCTGGTCTTCGGCCTGCACCAGTTCCTGAACGTGTTCTTCTGGTTCCAGTTCGGGAACTACACCGAACCGGACGGCACGGTGGTCCACGGCGACATCAACCGGTTCCTCGCGGGCGACCCGACGGCGGGTCAGTTCACCTCGGGCTTCTTCCCGATCATGATGTTCGCGCTGCCGGCGGCGGCGCTGGCCATCGCCCACTGCGCGAAGCCGAGCCGCCGCAAGGAGGTGACCGGGATGATGATCTCGGTCGGGCTGACCTCGTTCGTCACCGGGGTGACCGAGCCGATCGAGTACTCGTTCCTCTACATCGCGCCGGTGCTGTACGCGATCCACGCGGTGCTCACCGGGGTGTCGATGGCGGTCACCTGGTGGCTGGGGGTGCACGACGGGTTCAGCTTCTCGGCGGGGCTGATCGACTACGTGATCAACTGGAGTCTGGCCACCAAGCCGTGGCTGATCATCCCGATCGGACTGGTGTTCGCGGTGGTCTACTACACGATCTTCCGCGTCGTGATCACCAAGTTCGACCTGAAGACACCGGGCCGGGAGGACGACGCGGAGGAGCTGGAACAGGCCAACGTCAAGTAG
- a CDS encoding glucose PTS transporter subunit EIIB: protein MPTKAEKIVAGLGGIENIEEVEGCITRLRTEVIDPSKIDEAALKAAGAHGVVKMGTAIQVVIGTDADPIAADIEDMM, encoded by the coding sequence ATGCCCACTAAGGCTGAGAAGATCGTCGCGGGCCTCGGCGGCATCGAGAACATCGAAGAGGTCGAGGGCTGCATCACCCGGCTGCGCACCGAGGTGATCGACCCCTCCAAGATCGACGAGGCCGCCCTGAAGGCCGCCGGAGCGCACGGCGTGGTCAAGATGGGCACCGCCATCCAGGTGGTCATCGGCACCGACGCCGACCCGATCGCCGCGGACATCGAAGACATGATGTGA
- the rph gene encoding ribonuclease PH, with protein MTRIDGRTEDQLRPITIERGWSKHAEGSVLVSFGDTRVLCTASVTEGVPRWRRGSGEGWVTGEYAMLPRATNTRNDRESVRGKIGGRTHEISRLIGRSLRGVVDTRALSENTIAIDCDVLQADGGTRTAAITGAYVALVDAVRWAQAKKITRSKAEPIIGAVSAVSVGIVGGVPMLDLCYEEDVRAETDMNIVCTGDGKFVEVQGTAEGAPFDRALLDQLLDLGQLGCAELDEIQRKVLEG; from the coding sequence ATGACACGCATCGACGGCCGTACCGAGGACCAGCTCCGCCCGATCACCATCGAACGGGGCTGGAGCAAGCACGCGGAGGGGTCAGTGCTGGTCTCCTTCGGCGACACCCGCGTGCTCTGCACCGCGAGCGTCACCGAGGGCGTGCCGCGCTGGCGCCGGGGCAGCGGTGAGGGCTGGGTCACCGGCGAGTACGCGATGCTGCCGCGCGCCACCAACACCCGCAACGACCGCGAGTCGGTCCGCGGCAAGATCGGCGGCCGCACCCACGAGATCAGCCGCCTGATCGGCCGCTCGCTGCGCGGCGTGGTCGACACCCGCGCCCTGTCCGAGAACACCATCGCCATCGACTGCGACGTGCTCCAGGCCGACGGCGGCACCCGTACGGCCGCGATCACCGGCGCGTACGTCGCCCTGGTCGACGCGGTGCGCTGGGCCCAGGCGAAGAAGATCACCCGCTCCAAGGCGGAGCCGATCATCGGCGCCGTCAGCGCGGTGAGCGTCGGCATCGTCGGCGGGGTGCCGATGCTCGACCTCTGCTACGAGGAGGACGTCCGCGCCGAGACCGACATGAACATCGTCTGCACCGGCGACGGCAAGTTCGTCGAGGTCCAGGGCACCGCCGAGGGCGCGCCCTTCGACCGCGCGCTGCTCGACCAACTGCTCGACCTTGGCCAGTTGGGCTGCGCCGAGCTGGACGAGATCCAGCGGAAGGTACTGGAGGGCTGA
- the rdgB gene encoding RdgB/HAM1 family non-canonical purine NTP pyrophosphatase produces the protein MSTVSEGSTRLILATRNAHKVSELRAILGAAGLDVELVGADAYPEVPDVRETGVTFAENALLKAHALARATGFPAVADDSGLSVDVLGGAPGIFSARWAGRHGDDQANLDLLLAQLGDIAPPHRAAHFACAAALALPDGTERVVEGQLRGTLRFEPVGTHGFGYDPILQPDGYQVTCAELTPDQKNAISHRGQAFRALLPLLRDLLG, from the coding sequence ATGTCGACAGTCAGTGAGGGCAGCACCCGGCTGATTCTGGCCACCAGGAACGCCCACAAGGTGAGCGAGCTGCGGGCGATCCTCGGCGCCGCCGGCCTCGACGTCGAACTGGTCGGCGCGGACGCCTACCCCGAGGTTCCGGACGTTCGCGAGACCGGCGTCACCTTCGCCGAGAACGCCCTGCTCAAGGCGCATGCGCTGGCCCGGGCCACCGGCTTCCCGGCGGTCGCCGACGACTCCGGCCTGTCGGTGGACGTCCTCGGCGGGGCACCGGGGATCTTCTCCGCCCGCTGGGCCGGACGGCACGGCGACGACCAGGCCAACCTCGACCTGCTGCTCGCCCAGCTGGGCGATATCGCGCCACCGCACCGCGCCGCGCACTTCGCCTGCGCGGCGGCGCTGGCCCTCCCGGACGGCACCGAGCGGGTGGTCGAGGGCCAACTGCGGGGAACCCTGCGGTTCGAGCCCGTGGGCACGCACGGCTTCGGCTACGACCCGATCCTCCAGCCCGACGGCTACCAGGTCACCTGCGCCGAGCTGACCCCGGACCAGAAGAACGCCATCAGCCACCGCGGCCAGGCCTTCCGCGCCCTACTCCCACTACTCCGCGACCTCCTGGGCTGA
- a CDS encoding HNH endonuclease signature motif containing protein, whose protein sequence is MPTPRPTYTQPLLSEAAAESRDWSDLMRRLGRPTSGGLRKQLQRLVAEYGIDTSHFKQTSGWTRYSDADITTAVTRATSMRQVALELGAVPASGTLSHLRVRVERLGLDLSHFPLMPAASGELAISRAEILAAAESSTSVRDCARRLGLGEDSASRKQLRAALDHLGVRLGTTARRGDRPELPSEDLATHARSSSSFAEVMRRLGLPTDSGNHRRVRRAIQRAGIDTSHFTRRSNDLRAARPAAPDPDRVLVVKPPGSARSSHSRLRRAMEAKGIVYACVECANTGVWRDAPLTLQIDHINGQWLDNRLENLRFLCPNCHATTATWCSGNRRSRKNKTRANASG, encoded by the coding sequence ATGCCCACGCCCCGCCCCACCTACACCCAGCCCCTGCTCAGCGAGGCCGCCGCCGAGTCGCGCGACTGGAGCGACCTCATGCGCCGACTGGGTCGCCCGACCAGCGGCGGGCTGCGCAAGCAGTTGCAGCGGCTCGTGGCCGAGTACGGCATCGACACCAGCCACTTCAAGCAGACCAGTGGCTGGACCCGCTACTCCGACGCGGACATCACCACAGCCGTGACCCGAGCCACCAGCATGCGACAGGTAGCCCTCGAACTCGGCGCGGTCCCCGCCAGCGGCACCCTGAGCCATCTACGGGTCCGGGTCGAGCGGCTCGGCCTTGACCTGAGCCACTTCCCGCTCATGCCAGCGGCCAGTGGCGAGCTGGCGATCAGCCGAGCGGAGATACTGGCAGCCGCCGAGTCGTCCACCAGTGTGCGCGACTGCGCCCGACGGCTCGGCCTCGGCGAGGACAGCGCCAGCCGAAAGCAGTTGCGGGCCGCGCTCGACCACCTCGGCGTCCGGCTGGGGACCACCGCTCGTCGCGGCGACAGGCCGGAACTGCCGAGCGAGGATCTCGCCACTCATGCCCGCAGTTCCAGCAGCTTCGCCGAAGTCATGCGTCGCCTCGGGCTGCCCACCGATTCCGGGAACCATCGAAGGGTCCGCAGAGCGATCCAGCGGGCTGGAATCGACACCAGTCATTTCACACGTCGGTCCAACGACCTCCGCGCGGCCAGGCCCGCCGCCCCCGATCCCGACCGCGTCCTCGTGGTCAAACCGCCAGGCAGCGCTCGGAGCAGCCACTCCCGCCTACGACGGGCCATGGAGGCGAAGGGCATCGTGTATGCCTGCGTGGAGTGCGCCAACACAGGGGTCTGGCGGGACGCCCCGTTGACGCTCCAGATCGACCACATCAACGGGCAGTGGCTCGACAACCGTCTGGAGAACCTCCGCTTCCTCTGCCCGAACTGCCACGCGACGACCGCAACCTGGTGCTCAGGCAACCGACGGAGCCGGAAGAACAAGACGCGGGCAAACGCCAGCGGGTAG